AAGATCCCTCAGCTTTATGGGGTCTTCCTTGGATTCTCTTACTACCTCGACTATCGCCTCGTGGTTTTGGACCGATATCACTTTGACCAGCCCCCCACGATCGGGAAGAACGACCACAGGCCTCTCCGGGTCCACCGTATCGTATCTATCGCTTCTCAGAATAGATAAAAGGTCGCCCACCTTGACTCCCTCTATTCGTCCTAGGCTGACTATGTACCTTCTTCTCGCCGGAGGCGACGAGCTGAGGCTGTCTTTGGTCGGTGATATGATGCGCCCAACCATGTGGTAGCCGGTTATCCCGTCAAACAGGGTATCCCTGCTCTTCGCCAGGGCTTTTTTGAAGGCGTTCCAGTACGGAGTCTTTCTAAAAGAGCTCCATAAAGGCTTGCTCATCGGTTGATCATCGTCTTTTGGGTCAGGGAAAAGCTGAACGAAGTCCAGTTTATCGGCTAGATAGAAAACACGACCGTCTCCAGGAGAGAAGGTAAAACGCCTATCCTCTCCCGCTAGGGACGTGGCGTAGAGCATTTCTCGCCCCTCTCCCTCGAAAACCTCCATCCTTATAGCCACGTAGCCCATTCGGTCGGTTCCAAGGTGTTTTCTGTCGGTCATCTTTAGTCTGTATATATGGAGTTTCACCCCTATGTCCGCTGGAACGCTCCCCCCTCTTAGCCAGATCTCTCCTTCCATCGGAGAGAGGACGGTTATTCTAGCGTAGGGATATTCCCTTAAAAGGGTAACGAACTCCTCGATAACCTTTTGGTCAAAAACGTCCACTGGATAGTACTTGCTCTCCCATACCTGAATATCAGTTTCGTTGACTATAGGTAGAAGGGCTATGTGTAAACCTGGTTCTGTTAGGACATTGGCCTTTGCTCCTGAGGCTAAGCATAAAATTAACGTAGTTATTTTAATAAAATATTTTATCATGAAATCGCTCCTCTTCTGTTTGGGACGATCTTACCTCACTATTTTATCGGCAGTTTCAGCTCCTCGTTGAGGGCTGAGAAGAAGGTGTCCAGATCATAGTTCATATGCAGTGCTTTCGTGCCTGGGGTAAAGTGGACCTCTCCTTTATTCACTATTATCACCGTTCCACGACACATAGAGGGCAAATAGGAGGCGGGAGCTACGGTGAGCGACGATCCTAATACGAAAAAGAGATCGGATTTTTTCGCCATATCCATGCACTTTCTCAGGTGTCTTACCTCCTCGCCGAAGAAAACTATGTCCGGTTTGATAAGCCCTCCACACGGGCAGTGAGGAATTTCCTGGGAAAAAACCATCTTCCTGGAGCTTTCATAGTCGTATTTTATTCCACAGAGGAGACAGTGGCTTGTCCATATACTCCCGTGAATCTCGTATACATCCCTTGATCCCCCTTTCTGGTGGAGGGCATCGATGTTTTGGGTTACGATTCCAGAAAGCAGAGATTCCCTCTCCATAGAGGCTAAAAAACGATGTGTGTAGGTAGGTGTTGCTTGATCCACTACCGATAGAAACCGTCTGTGAAAATCGTAAAACATAGAGGGATTTTCAGTAAAAGACTCTAGCTCAAAAATACTCTCCATCGTTGGACCGTTTTTTCCCGAGTAAAGCCCCTCAGGCCCTCGAAAATCGGGTATTCCAGACGCGGTGGACATCCCTGCTCCGCTCAGTACCACCGTTGATCGGGCTTTTTCTATGAGTTTTGAGCAAAGTTGGGTGTCTTTTTTAATATACATTGATAGGCCCCTCCTTGATAGTTTAATGCAACCGGTTACGCATAATGGTACAATCTCCAACGACAAAAACTCGGAGGTGTTGGATATGGCAAAATTGGTCTACGGTATCGACGATAAGCCTCGATTCCCCATTATGGTTCTAGCTGGAGCTCAGCACGTGCTGACTTTGTTTGGAGCTACGACTTTGGTCCCCTTGATATTTGGGCCTGCTATGAATATGTCCCCTGCTCAGATCGGTTTCTTCATCAGTTGTGTGTATCTTTCAATGGGACTGGCTACTTTGCTTCAGACCAGTTCATTTGGATCCGGTCTCCCTATCGTCCAAGGATCAAGCCTTAGCTTCATACCTCCTATAATGACCATAATAGGCGTCTATGGTGCCCAGGGGTCCGATGTCTGCCTTCAATACATAGGAGGCTCTCTAATCCTTGGAGGGGTCCTTATGGGAATTCTAGGGTATGCAGGGTTGGTAGGTAAAATTAAGCGTTTTATAACCCCTGTCACAGTTGGACCTACCATAATGGCAATAGGTTTTTCCCTAGCACCTGTAGCTGTAGGGATGAACGCCGCTAACTATTGGCCTGTCTCCCTGGCGGTCGTAGGTCTTATATTTTTCTTCAGCCTTGGGACAACTAAGCGATATGTCAACATATTCTCCATACTCTCCAGCGTAGTTATAGTATATCTCATATGTCTTGCCTTGAGTCTCTCCGGGGTCTTTGATCCGACCCATCCAGCCTACGTAAATCTATCCTCTATCTCCGAGGCTAAGTGGTTTCAGTTTACCGGTCTCGCTCCATGGGGTGCACCTAAGTTCAGCATGATCGCTTTTGGCGCTATTTTGGCGGGCTTTTTCGCTGTTTTTATCGAGAGCATCGGGGATTATTACAACGTCAGTAACGCCTGTGGACTGGACGATCCTGACGAGAAAACGATAAACCGAGGCATCGGTGCGGAAGGCATAGGATGCGCCATAGGAGGTATCTTCGGAGGAGTTGCCTGTACCTCCTATACAGAGAACATCGGCCTTATAGGCCTAACCGGCGTGGCATCCAGGTGGGTTGTCAGAACAGGGGCTGTGCTTCTCATTCTGATGAGCTTTATAGGCAAGTTGGGGGCTCTAGTGGCCACTATGCCTAGCCCTATAATAGGGGGATGCTATATAGCTCTTTTCGGCATAATAGGTGCCTTAGGTATCCAGGCCCTCACCAGAGCGGATATGGGATCCCAGAGAAATGTGATGATAGTGGGTTTTTCCTTCCTTATGGCACTGGGGCTTCCTGGATGGGTAGAGGGACAGCAGGATATGTTTTTCTCCTACGGTATAGCAGGTCAGGTGATATGGGCTATAGGAAAGACCGCTATGGCGGTCGCAGGTATCTCCGCAGGTATCCTAGATAACGTGATTCCCGGTACCGACGAGGAAAGAGGAATAACCAGGAGGAATTCCTGATAATTTCCCTTTCCCTATTGACGAGGTATGCCGTCGGTGTTATCCTATTCCCAGACGATAACTAGGAAATAAACTCTCTGTACAGGAGAGAATATCGAATGGGGGTATTTTTATGGCATTGAGGGATAAAATGGAAAAAGCTATTAACGATCAGATAAACGCCGAGCTCTTTTCCTCCTACCTATACAAGTCTATAGCCAGCTGGTTTGAATCCCAGGATTTACCGGGTATGGCTAACTGGATGAACATCCAGGCAAAAGAGGAAATGGATCACGCTATAAAGTTCTACGACTACGTGATAGAGCGAGGTGGCAGGGTGATCTTTCAGGCTATAGAGGCCCCTCAATCTAGCTGGGAGTCCCCTCTGGACGCCTTTAAGGCGGCCTTTGACCACGAAGTGTATATATCCCGACGTATCGACGATCTTATGGATATGGCTCTGGAGGAGAAAGACCACGCCACTAGGATCATGCTCAACTGGTTTGTCGAGGAGCAGGTAGAGGAAGAGGATAATGCGTCCACCAACGTGGCAAAGGTCGAGATGCTGAAGGACTCTAAAAGGGGAATGTATATGTTGGATAAGGAGTTTGCGTCCAGGGTGTACAATCCTCCTGTCGCCGAATAGATTCCCGGACAAAACGCAAAAGGTGGGCACCTCCGGTGTCCACCTTTTGCGTTTTGTCCATAAAGTGATATATTGGGAAACATCATATATACCCCTAGAAGGAGGTTCTTTTTATGTCAGAGATAGATCCCCGTGCGCTGTTTAACCTATCTTACGGAGTCTATATAGTCAGTAGCGTCTGTGAAGGACGATACAACGGTCAGATAGCGAACTCCGCCATGCAGGTATCCGCCGATCCAGCGACGATCGCTGTATCGATTCACAGGGATAATCTGACAGGAGAATATATCGAGAAAAGCGGTGTTTTCTCCTTATCGGTCCTCGATAAATCGGTTCCTATGATATTTATAGGTCCATTCGGTTTCAAATGCGGTCGAGCGGTGGATAAATTCTGTAACTGTAACTACGAGGTAGGTCCTACCGGTGCCCCCATGGTCTTGGACTATGCCGTTGCCGCTATGGACGCAAAGGTTATCTCAGTGACGAACATCCATACCCATAGGATCTTTGTAGGAGAGCTTGTAAGTGCCAAGATCGTAGGCGATGGTCTTCCTCTGACCTATGCTGAGTATCATTCGGTAAAGAAAGGCAAGTCGCCGGCAAACGCTCCTACTCACGCTTTTAATCAAGTGTCTAAATAAAACAAATGAAAGACCCGAAATGCCTGTCTCTGGCACTGGAAAGGATTTATTTATCTTTCAATAAAAAGAGCCTGATTTCCCCCGACCCTCTTCAGTTTTTATTGAACTATCCCGATGTAGAGGATAGGGAGATAGTCGGGATGGTCGCATCCTCCCTGGCTTACGGAAGGGTATCTCAGATACTTAAAAGCGTCTCTTCCGTTCTGGAGCCTATGGGGTGCTCCCCTAGGCGTTTTTTAGAAAAAAGTAATGCTACCGTATGGAGGGGGATCTTTGAGGGGTTTAAGCATCGTTTTTCCGATGAGGTTGACCTGGTGGATCTATTGTCAGGGATAAAAGGGGTTATTGAGCTTCATGGAAGCCTCGATCGTGCTATGGCTATAGCTTTATCGGGAGAGAAAAGCACGATAATTGGAGCCCAGGGCCTTGTGGACATGATCTTAAAGTGTGGTAGCCGAGACAGGAACACCTTGCTTCCCCGGCCTGAGGGAGGAAGTGCCTGCAAAAGGTTGATGTTGTACTTTAGGTGGATGGTCCGTAAAGATCAGGTAGATCCTGGAGGATGGACCTGTCTCTCCCCTGGAGATCTGCTGATTCCCCTCGATACCCATATGCACAGAATATCCTTGGCCTTTGGTTTTACAGGGAGAAAGAGCGGTGACATGAGGACTGTGGAGGAAATTACGGACTTTTTCCGAGCCGTAAGGCCCGACGATCCTATAAGGTACGATTTTGCCCTAACCAGGTTTGGCATTCATCCTGACATGAAGATAGAGGATTTGATTGAAGGGAACCTCTAAAAACTCACCTTCGAGGATTAGAGTTTTCAGAGATGCCCTGAAATAAGCGACCGATAGAGAGGAGTGATGTATCTGTATAACGATAAAACTTGGGTCAGGGACTGCACCTTTATCGCCCTTGACATCGAAACAACCGGCCTGTCTCCTCGATGGGATAGGGTTCTGGAGATAGGAGCTTTAAAATTCAGATCAGGGGAGCCCTTGAGGAAATTTCAGGTGTTTGTGGACCCAGGTCGCCCTATCCCAGCGGAGGTTACGGCGATTCACGGTATAACCGACGACATGGTAAAAGGGGCCTCCTCTTTAGAGGAGGCCTTGTTTGCCTTCAACGAGTTTTGGGGGGGAGAGCCTCTCGTACTCCATAATCCCAGGTTCGATCTGTCCTTTCTCGATGGACAGATGAGCTTAATCGAGGAGAGGTGGCTTGATACGCCGGTTTTCGATACCTGTTCGCTCTCAAAAAAGGTCTATCCCGGTATGAAAAGCTACAGTCTTGAATACCTTTCCCGCCAGTTTTCCATCTCTGGCTCCGGTCATCACAGGGCATTAGAGGATTGTCGATACTGCTCCGCCCTGTTTGACCTGATACTTAAAGAGGTGGACTTTATGGGCTTTCTGGATATGTCCTGTCTCGTGGATCAGTATCGTTTCAGGCCCTGAAAGGATCTCCAGGTAGTCTAACGAAACTTATTTAATGTCTTGACGACTCTGGGAACCTCAAACGGTTTGACGATAAAGTCCTGAGCCCCTGCCTCAATTGCCTTTATTACCATAGGTTTTTCACCTCTTGCGCTGACTATAACTATCTTTGCCTTGGCGTCAAAGGCGACTATCTTTTTGGTCGCCTCTATGCCGTCCATTAGAGGCATGGTTATGTCCATGATAACCAAGTCGGGCTTCAGAGAACGATAGGCCCTCAATGCCTCTTCGCCGTTTTCTGCCTCCCCTGACACCACGAAGCCGTTGTCCTCGATGAGCTTTTTTAGCATAGCTCTGACGAAAGCGGCATCGTCTACGACTAGAACTTTTTTAAACACCGGTGGTTTTGTAGTCATTATATACGATCGATCCTCCTTTACGGCTGGAGAGTCTCGTTACATTACGAGCGGAAACGAGGTAGAGTTTAGAATGGATAAAAAAATAAACGTATGGAAAAAAAACAACATCCTCAGGCAATGTGCAATAGTCATGTTGATCGTAATTGCATGTCTAACTACCGTCTTCGTTATCGATGTCCTCAACAATCCCGGAAGGAGCTGGAGCGAGTCTCTGGTGGTTAGGATGATCTTCGCTAGAAGGTCTCAGGATTAATGCTAACAGCCACTAATTATACTTCCTTTTACGTCCTCTTTCCACGTCGACCTTGCTCAGGAGGATCAACCCTGCTATAAACGTCGAGGTTATGGCCAACACCGCCAGTCTTGGATTTCCGGTTATCTGGGTTATAATCCCGAATAACGCTGGCCCCGCTATTCCGGCGAATTTGCTGGATACGTCGTAGAAGCCGAAGAATTCACCGCTTCTGTCCACCGGAAGCATAGAGGCGTATATGCTTCTGCTTATCGCTTGAGCACCGCCCTGGACCATTCCCACAGATATCGCTAATATCCAGAAGTGGATCCTGGTTTCCATCCAAAAAGCCCCTACGGCGATAGCGACGTACCAAACGAGGGCTCCGTAGAGGGCTTTTTTACTGCCGAAAATACCGGCTATCTTTCCGAACAGGAAAGAGAAGGGGATTCCGACAAACTGGGTTACTAAAAGGGCGGACACCAGGTTTTTCTGGTCTATACCGACCTGAGCGCCGAAAATAGCTGCCATCCTTATAACCGTCCCTATGCCGTCGTTATACAGCCAGAAGGCCAGGAGGAAAGTAAAGGCGTCCCTGTATTTTCGGATCTCTCTGAATGTCTTTCTCAGCGATCCAAAGACCTCCGTTGGGGTCGCCCTTGATACCGTCCTTTCCGACGGAGGTTCCGGTACTGATATTAACACAGGTAAGGTGAAAAAGATCCACCATACCCCAACGGACAAAAAGGAAAGTTGAACGCCCCTCTCTCCCGGTATGGCCATCATAGTAATTAGGTTTATAGCAAGCAGAGAGCCTCCCCCTAGGTATCCTAAAGCGTAGCCTTTTGTCGAGACGCTATCGAGCTTATCCGGTGGAGCTATGTGAGGTAGCAGAGAGTCATAGCATATAGCAGATCCGGAAAATCCGACCGATCCTACGATCAAGAGCGTTATCGCCAGTAGCCAATCTCCCTTCCCAACGGTAGCCATAGCCATGGCGGAGAAAGCCCCTAAAAGGGTAAAATAGGCGAGTAGTTTTTTTCTGATGCCCTTCATGTCCACTAGAGTTCCTAGAAAAGGGGCGATCAAAGCCCCTAATAGAATGCCTATGGAGGATCCATATCCCCAGAAAGCCGTGGCGTTTGACGGAGATATAGTGGAGGCCACAAAAGAGTGAAAGTAAACCGGGTATATTACCGCCATTATAGTGGTGGCAAAAGCGGAGTTACCTACGTCGTAAAGACACCAGGCATTTATAGGATTTATATTCATTTTATCGCTCCCTTTTATTTTTTAACGTTTAAAACTGTAGAACGAGAAGGAGAGGGTTACCGTGGGAAAAGATCGTCCCGATTGGGATAGCTACTTCATAAAGATAGCACAGACGGTGGCAGAAAGATCTACCTGTCTCAGAAGAAGATATGGAGCTGTGATAGTGAAAGATCACGTAATTATCAGCACAGGGTATAACGGAGC
The uncultured Dethiosulfovibrio sp. genome window above contains:
- a CDS encoding solute carrier family 23 protein — encoded protein: MAKLVYGIDDKPRFPIMVLAGAQHVLTLFGATTLVPLIFGPAMNMSPAQIGFFISCVYLSMGLATLLQTSSFGSGLPIVQGSSLSFIPPIMTIIGVYGAQGSDVCLQYIGGSLILGGVLMGILGYAGLVGKIKRFITPVTVGPTIMAIGFSLAPVAVGMNAANYWPVSLAVVGLIFFFSLGTTKRYVNIFSILSSVVIVYLICLALSLSGVFDPTHPAYVNLSSISEAKWFQFTGLAPWGAPKFSMIAFGAILAGFFAVFIESIGDYYNVSNACGLDDPDEKTINRGIGAEGIGCAIGGIFGGVACTSYTENIGLIGLTGVASRWVVRTGAVLLILMSFIGKLGALVATMPSPIIGGCYIALFGIIGALGIQALTRADMGSQRNVMIVGFSFLMALGLPGWVEGQQDMFFSYGIAGQVIWAIGKTAMAVAGISAGILDNVIPGTDEERGITRRNS
- a CDS encoding ferritin, which codes for MEKAINDQINAELFSSYLYKSIASWFESQDLPGMANWMNIQAKEEMDHAIKFYDYVIERGGRVIFQAIEAPQSSWESPLDAFKAAFDHEVYISRRIDDLMDMALEEKDHATRIMLNWFVEEQVEEEDNASTNVAKVEMLKDSKRGMYMLDKEFASRVYNPPVAE
- a CDS encoding Sir2 family NAD-dependent protein deacetylase, which produces MYIKKDTQLCSKLIEKARSTVVLSGAGMSTASGIPDFRGPEGLYSGKNGPTMESIFELESFTENPSMFYDFHRRFLSVVDQATPTYTHRFLASMERESLLSGIVTQNIDALHQKGGSRDVYEIHGSIWTSHCLLCGIKYDYESSRKMVFSQEIPHCPCGGLIKPDIVFFGEEVRHLRKCMDMAKKSDLFFVLGSSLTVAPASYLPSMCRGTVIIVNKGEVHFTPGTKALHMNYDLDTFFSALNEELKLPIK
- a CDS encoding flavin reductase family protein, which codes for MSEIDPRALFNLSYGVYIVSSVCEGRYNGQIANSAMQVSADPATIAVSIHRDNLTGEYIEKSGVFSLSVLDKSVPMIFIGPFGFKCGRAVDKFCNCNYEVGPTGAPMVLDYAVAAMDAKVISVTNIHTHRIFVGELVSAKIVGDGLPLTYAEYHSVKKGKSPANAPTHAFNQVSK
- a CDS encoding MFS transporter; its protein translation is MNINPINAWCLYDVGNSAFATTIMAVIYPVYFHSFVASTISPSNATAFWGYGSSIGILLGALIAPFLGTLVDMKGIRKKLLAYFTLLGAFSAMAMATVGKGDWLLAITLLIVGSVGFSGSAICYDSLLPHIAPPDKLDSVSTKGYALGYLGGGSLLAINLITMMAIPGERGVQLSFLSVGVWWIFFTLPVLISVPEPPSERTVSRATPTEVFGSLRKTFREIRKYRDAFTFLLAFWLYNDGIGTVIRMAAIFGAQVGIDQKNLVSALLVTQFVGIPFSFLFGKIAGIFGSKKALYGALVWYVAIAVGAFWMETRIHFWILAISVGMVQGGAQAISRSIYASMLPVDRSGEFFGFYDVSSKFAGIAGPALFGIITQITGNPRLAVLAITSTFIAGLILLSKVDVERGRKRKYN
- a CDS encoding TIGR02757 family protein, whose translation is MNYPDVEDREIVGMVASSLAYGRVSQILKSVSSVLEPMGCSPRRFLEKSNATVWRGIFEGFKHRFSDEVDLVDLLSGIKGVIELHGSLDRAMAIALSGEKSTIIGAQGLVDMILKCGSRDRNTLLPRPEGGSACKRLMLYFRWMVRKDQVDPGGWTCLSPGDLLIPLDTHMHRISLAFGFTGRKSGDMRTVEEITDFFRAVRPDDPIRYDFALTRFGIHPDMKIEDLIEGNL
- a CDS encoding response regulator, producing MFKKVLVVDDAAFVRAMLKKLIEDNGFVVSGEAENGEEALRAYRSLKPDLVIMDITMPLMDGIEATKKIVAFDAKAKIVIVSARGEKPMVIKAIEAGAQDFIVKPFEVPRVVKTLNKFR
- a CDS encoding FlgT C-terminal domain-containing protein, which codes for MIKYFIKITTLILCLASGAKANVLTEPGLHIALLPIVNETDIQVWESKYYPVDVFDQKVIEEFVTLLREYPYARITVLSPMEGEIWLRGGSVPADIGVKLHIYRLKMTDRKHLGTDRMGYVAIRMEVFEGEGREMLYATSLAGEDRRFTFSPGDGRVFYLADKLDFVQLFPDPKDDDQPMSKPLWSSFRKTPYWNAFKKALAKSRDTLFDGITGYHMVGRIISPTKDSLSSSPPARRRYIVSLGRIEGVKVGDLLSILRSDRYDTVDPERPVVVLPDRGGLVKVISVQNHEAIVEVVRESKEDPIKLRDLVIMPLYPSRRR
- a CDS encoding 3'-5' exonuclease, with product MYLYNDKTWVRDCTFIALDIETTGLSPRWDRVLEIGALKFRSGEPLRKFQVFVDPGRPIPAEVTAIHGITDDMVKGASSLEEALFAFNEFWGGEPLVLHNPRFDLSFLDGQMSLIEERWLDTPVFDTCSLSKKVYPGMKSYSLEYLSRQFSISGSGHHRALEDCRYCSALFDLILKEVDFMGFLDMSCLVDQYRFRP